Proteins from a genomic interval of Kitasatospora kifunensis:
- a CDS encoding bifunctional glycosyltransferase/CDP-glycerol:glycerophosphate glycerophosphotransferase, with amino-acid sequence MAPRLSVVVPIYNVERYLEECLESIAAQTMSDLECIMVDDGSKDGSAAIAEAFAAKDSRFRLVRKKNAGLGAARNTGLLHLTEGTEFVAFVDSDDTLPPSAYQLMISTLDETGSDFATGNVLRFRAVGHYQSGGHSKPFRHTRLKTHITEIPALVTDRTAWNKVYRRSFWDAAGLLYPEGILYEDAPVSVPHHYLAKSVDVLSEPIYHWRERELGEMSITQMRTNPKGLIDRVTSMELVRSWLLKQTAPKYKEYLRSYDENNLVEEIPMFFWSVVDGEQDYRDAYQECVGRLLRAIGPEQVRKLRAPLRLKYHLTLQGRIDEFVEQMRFEAESNGAAPARGMLRPYADYPFLRGGRKSVPADVLRLDNALVMRSRVYESAWEDGKLRLTGHAFPEHLGVEHKHDLVRMLVLREANGKRIVTFKTKAQYAPEATASSPHDIYSCDWAGFTSYIDPEKLKKRGQWQDGSWRVLIGGVGKAGVYKGRISGGWADTAQSYPTHWVDATTRIVPILRDSFLHLTVETLRAALTGLQAVDGVIELRGTVRSTSNLSGLRLQMHHSESGNKIDFPVEFGTPAGRPVPFTARIPIEALTEVRDKWAELDPTAETRTSDHWYAKLLLADKTVLQIMVDDRVPVQHLDLPLNPEAPLGSARVLVSKPTDTGHLQFSDQLVQPVVDKITGADEDGFVLSGRFPLPGEHHYELVIRHGWREEDYLHPLVVRDGRFEVKLPAVPIGSFAGRVPLHKGTWEVLFRPVGADPELYWPKVQVALEAHTSLPAEIRARGKQVVLERRYYDTLSLEAHSDLGPHERSGFRQRQLRKEIYPAAKNKPLRDAVVYNVANGGQYAGSPRAIHEELVRRGLPLEHLWTVDDQQAELPQSARGLRQWSPEWFDALATAKYIVTSAHLPDFVTPRPGQVILQTWLGTPLKRIGHDFEKIWFIDSNYLKHLDREVPTWGKLISGSSFATTVLRRAFKFEGEMLETGYPHNDILFSPDREKRAAEVRRRLGLPDDKKVVLYAPTFREDRKRPHGGYQIDLRIDLDAARAALGEDQVLLVRPHSNCHGTIPGDGNGYVYDVSRYPDMTDLLLIADALVTDYSASIFDFVNTGRPVLFFTYDLEHYRDNLCGFTFDFEQEAPGPLLATSQELVKALGELDKVTADHREAYAKFRSNYCDLDDGHAAARVVDGLLG; translated from the coding sequence ATGGCCCCCCGTCTCTCTGTCGTTGTTCCGATTTACAACGTCGAGCGGTACCTGGAGGAGTGCCTGGAATCCATCGCCGCCCAAACCATGAGCGACCTCGAGTGCATCATGGTGGACGACGGCTCGAAGGACGGGAGCGCGGCGATCGCCGAGGCTTTCGCCGCCAAGGACTCCAGGTTCAGACTGGTCCGCAAGAAGAACGCCGGTCTCGGCGCCGCCCGCAACACCGGTCTGCTGCACCTGACCGAGGGCACCGAGTTCGTGGCCTTCGTGGACAGCGACGACACGCTGCCGCCGAGCGCGTACCAGCTGATGATCTCCACGCTCGACGAGACCGGCTCCGACTTCGCCACGGGTAACGTGCTGCGTTTCAGGGCGGTGGGCCACTACCAGTCGGGCGGTCACAGCAAGCCTTTCCGGCACACCCGGCTGAAGACCCACATCACCGAGATCCCGGCGCTGGTCACCGACCGCACCGCGTGGAACAAGGTGTACCGGCGCAGCTTCTGGGACGCGGCCGGGCTGCTCTACCCCGAGGGCATCCTGTACGAGGACGCCCCGGTCAGCGTGCCGCACCACTACCTGGCCAAGAGCGTCGACGTGCTCTCCGAGCCGATCTACCACTGGCGCGAGCGCGAGCTCGGCGAGATGTCGATCACCCAGATGCGCACCAACCCCAAGGGGCTGATCGACCGGGTCACCTCGATGGAGCTGGTCCGCTCCTGGCTGCTCAAGCAGACCGCGCCGAAGTACAAGGAGTACCTGCGCTCCTACGACGAGAACAACCTCGTCGAGGAGATCCCGATGTTCTTCTGGTCGGTGGTCGACGGTGAGCAGGACTACCGGGACGCCTACCAGGAGTGCGTGGGCCGGCTGCTGCGCGCGATCGGGCCCGAGCAGGTCCGCAAGCTGCGCGCGCCGCTGCGGCTGAAGTACCACCTGACCCTGCAGGGCCGGATCGACGAGTTCGTCGAGCAGATGCGCTTCGAGGCCGAGAGCAACGGCGCCGCCCCCGCGCGCGGCATGCTCCGCCCGTACGCCGACTACCCGTTCCTGCGTGGTGGCCGCAAGAGCGTGCCGGCCGACGTGCTGCGACTGGACAACGCGCTGGTGATGCGCAGCCGGGTCTACGAGTCGGCCTGGGAGGACGGCAAGCTGCGGCTGACCGGCCACGCGTTCCCCGAGCACCTGGGCGTGGAGCACAAGCACGACCTGGTCCGGATGCTGGTGCTGCGCGAGGCCAACGGCAAGCGGATCGTCACCTTCAAGACCAAGGCGCAGTACGCGCCGGAGGCGACCGCGAGCTCCCCGCACGACATCTACAGCTGCGACTGGGCCGGCTTCACCAGCTACATCGACCCGGAGAAGCTGAAGAAGCGCGGCCAGTGGCAGGACGGCAGCTGGCGGGTGCTGATCGGCGGCGTCGGCAAGGCCGGCGTCTACAAGGGCCGGATCTCCGGCGGCTGGGCCGACACCGCGCAGAGCTACCCGACCCACTGGGTCGACGCCACCACCCGGATCGTGCCGATACTGCGCGACAGCTTCCTGCACCTGACCGTCGAGACGCTGCGGGCCGCGCTCACCGGGTTGCAGGCCGTCGACGGCGTGATCGAGCTGCGCGGGACAGTGCGCAGCACCAGCAACCTGTCCGGGCTGCGGCTGCAGATGCACCACTCCGAGTCCGGCAACAAGATCGACTTCCCGGTCGAGTTCGGCACCCCGGCCGGCCGGCCGGTGCCGTTCACCGCGCGGATCCCGATCGAGGCACTGACCGAGGTCCGGGACAAGTGGGCCGAGCTGGACCCGACCGCCGAGACCCGCACCTCCGACCACTGGTACGCCAAGCTGCTGCTGGCCGACAAGACCGTGCTGCAGATAATGGTCGACGACCGGGTTCCGGTGCAGCACCTCGACCTGCCGCTGAACCCCGAGGCCCCGCTGGGCAGCGCCCGGGTCCTGGTCTCCAAGCCGACCGACACCGGCCACCTGCAGTTCTCCGACCAGCTGGTGCAGCCGGTGGTGGACAAGATCACCGGCGCGGACGAGGACGGCTTCGTCCTCTCGGGCCGCTTCCCGCTGCCCGGCGAGCACCACTACGAGCTGGTGATAAGGCACGGCTGGCGCGAGGAGGACTACCTGCACCCGCTGGTGGTCCGTGACGGCCGCTTCGAGGTCAAGCTGCCGGCCGTGCCGATCGGCTCCTTCGCCGGCCGGGTGCCGCTGCACAAGGGCACCTGGGAGGTGCTGTTCCGCCCGGTCGGCGCCGACCCGGAGCTGTACTGGCCCAAGGTCCAGGTCGCCCTGGAGGCGCACACCTCACTGCCCGCCGAGATCCGCGCGCGCGGCAAGCAGGTGGTGCTGGAGCGTCGCTACTACGACACGCTCTCGCTGGAGGCGCACTCCGACCTCGGCCCGCACGAGCGCAGCGGCTTCCGCCAGCGCCAGCTGCGCAAGGAGATCTACCCGGCCGCCAAGAACAAGCCGCTGCGTGACGCGGTGGTCTACAACGTGGCCAACGGCGGCCAGTACGCCGGCTCGCCGCGCGCCATCCACGAGGAGCTGGTCCGCCGCGGCCTGCCGCTGGAGCACCTGTGGACGGTGGACGACCAGCAGGCCGAGCTGCCGCAGAGCGCCCGCGGGCTGCGCCAGTGGAGCCCGGAGTGGTTCGACGCGCTGGCCACCGCCAAGTACATCGTCACCAGCGCCCACCTGCCCGACTTCGTGACCCCGCGCCCGGGCCAGGTGATCCTGCAGACCTGGCTCGGCACCCCGCTCAAGCGGATCGGCCACGACTTCGAGAAGATCTGGTTCATCGACAGCAACTACCTCAAGCACCTGGACCGCGAGGTGCCGACCTGGGGCAAGCTGATCTCCGGGAGCAGCTTCGCCACCACGGTGCTGCGCCGCGCCTTCAAGTTCGAGGGCGAGATGCTGGAGACCGGCTACCCGCACAACGACATCCTGTTCTCCCCCGACCGGGAGAAGCGGGCCGCCGAGGTGCGCCGCCGGCTGGGTCTGCCGGACGACAAGAAGGTGGTGCTGTACGCGCCCACCTTCCGCGAGGACCGCAAGCGTCCGCACGGCGGCTACCAGATCGACCTGCGGATCGACCTGGATGCGGCCCGCGCCGCGCTGGGCGAGGACCAGGTCCTGCTGGTCCGCCCGCACTCGAACTGCCACGGCACCATCCCGGGCGACGGCAACGGCTACGTCTACGACGTCTCGCGCTACCCGGACATGACCGACCTGCTGCTGATCGCGGACGCGCTGGTCACCGACTACTCGGCGTCGATCTTCGACTTCGTCAACACCGGTCGGCCGGTCCTCTTCTTCACCTACGACCTGGAGCACTACCGCGACAACCTGTGCGGGTTCACCTTCGACTTCGAGCAGGAGGCCCCCGGGCCGCTGCTGGCGACCTCGCAGGAGCTGGTCAAGGCGCTCGGCGAGCTGGACAAGGTCACGGCCGACCACCGCGAGGCCTACGCCAAGTTCCGGTCGAACTACTGCGACCTGGACGACGGTCACGCCGCCGCCCGGGTGGTCGACGGCCTGTTGGGCTGA
- a CDS encoding YihY/virulence factor BrkB family protein encodes MGFLTRLPIIGPLVAAVLRSRPYRVYEHFSAAKGNRLAGAVTFFGFLALFPLLTVALAIAVATLTPTRVETLKDKIAEQVPGLANSLGLDSLVANAATVGALSGVVLLISGLGWVNTMRGAIRDIWQLPEEDGNLVLRKAWDCLVLAGLGVVSVVSLGASAVTTQLAGRLASGLGLSGQGPAHYLLALAGFVIAVGADLLLFLYLLAPFPRIGGQHRRDLLTAALIAAVGFELLKLLLSSYLGSVAGKSLYGAFGVPVALLLWINFVSRLLMYCVSWTALADPEGARARARASADAAYRAAGELGGGAPARG; translated from the coding sequence ATGGGATTCCTCACCAGGTTGCCGATCATCGGCCCGCTCGTCGCTGCCGTGCTGCGCAGCCGCCCGTACCGCGTCTACGAGCACTTCAGCGCGGCCAAGGGCAACCGGTTGGCCGGGGCCGTCACCTTCTTCGGCTTCCTGGCGCTCTTCCCGCTGCTCACCGTGGCACTGGCGATCGCGGTCGCCACCTTGACGCCGACCCGGGTGGAGACCCTCAAGGACAAGATCGCCGAACAGGTCCCGGGTCTGGCGAACTCGCTCGGTCTGGACTCGCTGGTCGCCAACGCCGCCACCGTCGGTGCCCTCAGCGGGGTGGTGCTGCTGATCTCCGGGCTCGGCTGGGTGAACACCATGCGCGGCGCGATCCGGGACATCTGGCAGCTGCCCGAGGAGGACGGCAACCTGGTGCTGCGCAAGGCCTGGGACTGCCTGGTGCTGGCCGGCCTCGGCGTGGTCTCGGTGGTCTCGCTGGGCGCCTCCGCGGTGACCACCCAGCTGGCCGGGCGGCTGGCCAGCGGCCTCGGCCTCTCCGGCCAGGGACCGGCGCACTACCTGCTGGCGCTGGCGGGCTTCGTCATCGCGGTCGGCGCCGACCTGCTGCTCTTCCTGTACCTGCTGGCGCCGTTCCCGCGGATCGGCGGCCAGCACCGCCGCGACCTGCTGACCGCGGCGCTGATCGCGGCGGTCGGCTTCGAACTGCTCAAGCTGCTGCTCTCCTCCTACCTGGGCTCGGTGGCGGGCAAGAGCCTGTACGGCGCCTTCGGCGTCCCGGTCGCGCTGCTGCTCTGGATCAACTTCGTCAGCAGACTGCTGATGTACTGCGTCTCCTGGACCGCGCTGGCCGACCCGGAGGGCGCGCGGGCCCGCGCCCGCGCCAGCGCGGACGCCGCCTACCGCGCGGCCGGTGAGCTGGGCGGCGGGGCGCCCGCGCGGGGGTAG
- a CDS encoding D-alanyl-D-alanine carboxypeptidase family protein, giving the protein MITDQTPKAARNQEVRRLSFMAGGPSRCRRSWLSSMGREPIGPDGGPPSRGRGRRPGQGGRWTGYGHRVHLDAYLTCRTSLLSRPGRRAAALATALVLATAPGAAALAPGDPPPPSAVGGERLGQSGVQVSPEPGAPKLPTDLTAMSWLVADADTGNVLAAYNPHLRLPPASTLKMLFADTVLPKFDRRTMHTVTPEELKGMGAGSSLVGIKEDLDYRVEDLWRGVFLSSGNDAVHVLAHMNGGIEETVRQMQRRAVELGAADTHVISPDGYDEDGQLTSAYDLTLFAREGLRNPDFRSYCATKNAQFPGAVDSRTGQRATFGIVNTDRLLGKYPGLIGVKNGYTTNAGSTFVGAAQHGGRTLLVAVMHPDTYMQVYDETAALLDWGFGAADHVTPVGKLVTPKQPDGTAPGSAASPLAAAPAPAKATGRGGLAGPGRRPSLLGPETWTVAGTLSLCAAASLWLLRRRQRGLLATTSTGLPALSEPAEAPDAPEDTGGATALPRR; this is encoded by the coding sequence ATGATCACGGACCAGACGCCGAAGGCGGCGAGGAACCAGGAGGTACGACGGCTGAGCTTCATGGCGGGCGGTCCTTCGCGGTGCAGGCGGAGCTGGCTTTCCAGTATGGGCAGAGAGCCGATCGGCCCAGACGGCGGTCCCCCTTCCAGGGGACGCGGGCGACGGCCCGGGCAGGGTGGGCGGTGGACTGGGTACGGACACCGAGTGCATTTGGATGCTTACCTGACGTGTCGCACCAGTCTGCTCTCCCGCCCCGGCCGTCGAGCCGCCGCGCTGGCCACCGCGCTGGTGCTGGCCACCGCGCCCGGCGCCGCCGCCCTGGCTCCCGGTGATCCGCCGCCGCCCTCCGCGGTCGGCGGCGAGCGGCTCGGCCAGTCCGGGGTCCAGGTGTCGCCGGAGCCGGGGGCGCCCAAGCTGCCGACGGACCTGACCGCGATGTCCTGGCTGGTGGCCGACGCCGACACCGGCAACGTGCTGGCCGCCTACAACCCGCACCTGCGACTACCACCCGCCAGCACGCTGAAGATGCTCTTCGCCGACACCGTGCTGCCCAAGTTCGACCGCCGGACCATGCACACGGTCACCCCGGAGGAGCTGAAGGGGATGGGGGCCGGCAGCAGCCTGGTCGGCATCAAGGAGGACCTGGACTACCGGGTCGAGGACCTGTGGCGCGGTGTCTTCCTCAGCTCGGGCAACGACGCGGTCCACGTGCTGGCCCACATGAACGGCGGCATCGAGGAGACGGTCCGTCAGATGCAGCGGCGGGCCGTCGAACTGGGCGCCGCCGACACCCACGTCATCTCGCCGGACGGCTACGACGAGGACGGGCAGCTCACCTCGGCCTACGACCTGACGCTCTTCGCCCGCGAGGGGCTTCGCAACCCGGACTTCCGCTCCTACTGCGCCACCAAGAACGCCCAGTTCCCCGGGGCGGTGGACAGCCGCACCGGCCAGCGCGCCACCTTCGGCATCGTGAACACCGACCGGCTGCTCGGCAAGTACCCGGGACTGATCGGCGTCAAGAACGGCTACACCACCAACGCGGGCAGCACCTTCGTCGGGGCGGCCCAGCACGGCGGGCGCACGCTGCTGGTCGCGGTCATGCACCCCGACACCTATATGCAGGTCTACGACGAGACCGCCGCCCTGCTGGACTGGGGCTTCGGGGCGGCCGACCACGTGACGCCGGTCGGCAAGCTGGTCACCCCGAAGCAGCCGGACGGGACGGCCCCGGGCTCGGCGGCCAGCCCACTCGCCGCCGCCCCGGCGCCCGCCAAGGCCACAGGGCGTGGCGGGCTGGCCGGGCCGGGGCGCCGCCCGAGCCTGCTGGGCCCCGAGACCTGGACGGTGGCCGGCACGCTCTCGCTCTGCGCGGCGGCAAGCCTGTGGCTGCTGCGCCGACGGCAGCGCGGGCTGCTCGCCACCACCTCGACGGGGCTTCCCGCGCTGTCCGAGCCCGCTGAGGCACCCGACGCGCCCGAGGACACCGGCGGCGCCACCGCCCTGCCTCGCCGCTAG
- a CDS encoding SCO4848 family membrane protein: MKLSRRTSWFLAAFGVWSVIIWTTFVKNLWQDSAHQAFTNGDHSHPTAFFWIHLALAVTSFVLGVLVGLVGLRGLRGGAAENR, from the coding sequence ATGAAGCTCAGCCGTCGTACCTCCTGGTTCCTCGCCGCCTTCGGCGTCTGGTCCGTGATCATCTGGACGACTTTCGTCAAAAACCTCTGGCAGGACTCCGCCCACCAGGCCTTCACCAACGGCGACCACAGCCACCCCACCGCCTTCTTCTGGATCCACCTGGCGCTGGCCGTGACCTCGTTCGTGCTCGGTGTTCTGGTGGGGCTGGTGGGTCTGCGCGGACTGCGCGGGGGCGCGGCGGAAAACCGTTGA
- a CDS encoding succinate dehydrogenase iron-sulfur subunit, whose amino-acid sequence MSAPTIDAPHSAALDAAEAGGVQMINFTLRIRRFNPEEHPDPVWVDYQLTMDPKERVLDALNKVKWEQDGTLTYRRSCAHGICGSDAMRINGRNRLACKTLLKDVTEPDGKGGMKPITIEAIKGLAVLKDLVVDMDPFFQAYKDVMPFLITNGNEPTRERLQSAEDRERFDDTTKCILCAACTSSCPVFWNDGQYFGPAAIVNAHRFIFDSRDEGAEQRLEILNDREGVWRCRTTFNCSEACPRGIEVTKAIQEVKRALVTRRF is encoded by the coding sequence ATGAGCGCCCCCACGATCGACGCACCGCACTCGGCGGCGCTGGACGCGGCCGAGGCCGGCGGCGTGCAGATGATCAACTTCACCCTGCGGATCCGCCGGTTCAACCCGGAGGAGCACCCGGACCCGGTGTGGGTGGACTACCAGCTCACCATGGACCCCAAGGAGCGCGTCCTGGACGCCCTCAACAAGGTCAAGTGGGAGCAGGACGGCACCCTCACCTACCGTCGCTCCTGCGCGCACGGCATCTGCGGGTCGGACGCCATGCGGATCAACGGCCGTAACCGGCTGGCCTGCAAGACCCTGCTGAAGGACGTCACCGAGCCGGACGGCAAGGGCGGCATGAAGCCGATCACCATCGAGGCCATCAAGGGCCTCGCGGTCCTCAAGGACCTGGTGGTCGACATGGACCCGTTCTTCCAGGCGTACAAGGACGTCATGCCGTTCCTGATCACCAACGGGAACGAGCCGACCCGCGAGCGCCTGCAGTCCGCCGAGGACCGCGAGCGCTTCGACGACACCACCAAGTGCATCCTGTGCGCCGCGTGCACCTCGTCCTGCCCGGTCTTCTGGAACGACGGCCAGTACTTCGGCCCGGCCGCCATCGTCAACGCGCACCGCTTCATCTTCGACTCGCGTGACGAGGGTGCCGAGCAGCGCCTGGAGATCCTCAACGACCGTGAGGGCGTGTGGCGTTGCCGCACCACCTTCAACTGCTCGGAGGCCTGCCCGCGTGGCATCGAGGTCACCAAGGCGATCCAGGAAGTCAAGCGCGCCCTGGTGACGCGCCGCTTCTGA
- the sdhA gene encoding succinate dehydrogenase flavoprotein subunit: protein MQIHQYDTVIVGAGGAGMRAAIESTQRSRTAVLTKLYPTRSHTGAAQGGMCAALANVEEDNWEWHTFDTVKGGDYLVDQDAAEIMCKEAIDAVLDLEKMGLPFSRTEAGRIDQRRFGGHTRNHGEAAVRRSCYAADRTGHMILQTLFQNCVKHGVEFFNEFYVLDLLINDGKTSGVVAYELATGEIHVFQAKAVVFASGGTGKFFKVTSNAHTLTGDGQALVYRRGLPLEDMEFFQFHPTGIWRMGILLTEGARGEGGILRNKDGERFMERYAPVMKDLASRDVCSRAIYTEIREGRGCGPEGDHVYLDLTHLPPEQLDAKLPDITEFARTYLGIEPYTDPIPIQPTAHYAMGGIPTNVEGEVLRNNTDVVPGLYAAGEVACVSVHGANRLGTNSLLDINVFGKRAGVAAADYASKHEFVELPANPAEKVQALVDGLRESTGTESVAQIRKELQETMDVNAMVYRTGATLKQAREDIAGLRERYKHVAIQDKGFRYNTDLLEAVELGNLLDLAEVLVVSALAREESRGGHFREDFPTRDDVKFMQHTMAYQEVAEDGTTSIRLDYKPVVTTRYQPMERKY from the coding sequence ATGCAGATTCACCAGTACGACACCGTCATCGTCGGCGCCGGTGGCGCCGGCATGCGCGCGGCCATCGAGTCGACCCAGCGCAGCCGCACCGCGGTGCTGACCAAGCTCTACCCGACCCGGTCCCACACCGGCGCGGCCCAGGGCGGCATGTGCGCCGCGCTGGCCAACGTCGAGGAGGACAACTGGGAGTGGCACACCTTCGACACGGTCAAGGGTGGTGACTACCTGGTCGACCAGGACGCCGCCGAGATCATGTGCAAGGAGGCCATCGACGCCGTCCTCGACCTGGAGAAGATGGGTCTGCCCTTCTCCCGCACCGAGGCCGGCCGGATCGACCAGCGCCGCTTCGGCGGCCACACCCGCAACCACGGCGAGGCGGCCGTGCGCCGCTCCTGCTACGCGGCCGACCGCACCGGTCACATGATCCTCCAGACGCTGTTCCAGAACTGCGTCAAGCACGGTGTCGAGTTCTTCAACGAGTTCTACGTCCTCGACCTGCTGATCAACGACGGCAAGACCTCCGGCGTCGTCGCCTACGAGCTGGCCACCGGCGAGATCCACGTCTTCCAGGCCAAGGCCGTGGTCTTCGCCTCCGGCGGCACCGGCAAGTTCTTCAAGGTGACCTCCAACGCCCACACCCTCACCGGTGACGGCCAGGCGCTGGTCTACCGCCGCGGCCTGCCGCTGGAGGACATGGAGTTCTTCCAGTTCCACCCGACGGGCATCTGGCGGATGGGCATCCTGCTCACCGAGGGCGCCCGCGGCGAGGGCGGCATCCTGCGCAACAAGGACGGCGAGCGCTTCATGGAGCGCTACGCCCCGGTCATGAAGGACCTCGCGTCCCGTGACGTCTGCTCGCGCGCGATCTACACCGAGATCCGCGAGGGTCGCGGCTGCGGCCCCGAGGGCGACCACGTCTACCTGGACCTGACGCACCTTCCGCCGGAGCAGCTGGACGCCAAGCTCCCGGACATCACCGAGTTCGCCCGCACCTACCTCGGCATCGAGCCCTACACGGACCCGATCCCGATCCAGCCCACCGCGCACTACGCGATGGGCGGCATCCCGACCAACGTCGAGGGTGAGGTGCTGCGCAACAACACCGACGTCGTCCCGGGCCTGTACGCGGCCGGCGAGGTCGCCTGCGTCTCCGTGCACGGCGCCAACCGCCTGGGCACCAACTCGCTGCTGGACATCAACGTGTTCGGCAAGCGGGCCGGTGTCGCGGCCGCCGACTACGCGAGCAAGCACGAGTTCGTCGAGCTGCCCGCCAACCCGGCCGAGAAGGTGCAGGCGCTGGTCGACGGCCTGCGCGAGTCCACCGGCACCGAGTCCGTGGCGCAGATCCGCAAGGAGCTGCAGGAGACCATGGACGTCAACGCCATGGTCTACCGCACCGGCGCCACCCTGAAGCAGGCCCGCGAGGACATCGCCGGGCTGCGCGAGCGCTACAAGCACGTGGCGATCCAGGACAAGGGCTTCCGCTACAACACGGACCTGCTGGAGGCCGTCGAGCTGGGCAACCTGCTCGACCTGGCCGAGGTCCTGGTCGTCTCCGCGCTCGCCCGCGAGGAGTCGCGCGGCGGCCACTTCCGCGAGGACTTCCCGACCCGTGACGACGTGAAGTTCATGCAGCACACCATGGCGTACCAGGAGGTCGCCGAGGACGGCACCACCTCGATCCGCCTTGACTACAAGCCGGTTGTCACGACCCGCTACCAGCCGATGGAGCGTAAGTACTGA
- a CDS encoding succinate dehydrogenase hydrophobic membrane anchor subunit gives MSTDATDLVVPSAQAHTGKGLGTGNPADAFVIQPPRTRTKKTPRRTRTNFEMLAWLFMRLSGVVLVVLILGHLLIMLFLDHGVSKINFAFVAGRWASPFWQGWDLLMLWLAMLHGANGMRTVINDYAEKDSTRLWLKGLMGAATVFTVLLGTLVIFTFDPNI, from the coding sequence ATGTCGACTGACGCCACCGACCTCGTGGTCCCCTCCGCGCAGGCACACACCGGCAAGGGTCTTGGCACCGGCAACCCCGCCGACGCCTTCGTGATCCAGCCGCCGCGTACCCGCACCAAGAAGACCCCGCGGCGCACCCGCACCAACTTCGAGATGCTCGCCTGGCTCTTCATGCGCCTTTCGGGTGTCGTGCTGGTCGTGCTGATCCTGGGTCACCTGCTGATCATGCTGTTCCTGGACCACGGTGTGTCGAAGATCAACTTCGCCTTCGTGGCCGGTCGCTGGGCCTCGCCGTTCTGGCAGGGCTGGGACCTGCTGATGCTCTGGCTGGCCATGCTGCACGGCGCCAACGGCATGCGCACGGTGATCAATGACTACGCCGAGAAGGACTCCACGCGGCTCTGGCTGAAGGGCCTGATGGGTGCCGCCACGGTGTTCACCGTGCTGCTCGGCACCCTGGTCATCTTCACCTTCGACCCGAACATCTAA
- the sdhC gene encoding succinate dehydrogenase, cytochrome b556 subunit: MPAGTLYRGREGMWSWVAHRVTGVLIFFFLLVHVLDTALVRVSPHAYDSTIATYKTPLVNLMEYGLTAAILFHALNGLRVIAVDFWSKGPKYQKQMLWSVVGLWVVLMAGSFYPILQHTLSNWFGK; this comes from the coding sequence GTGCCGGCTGGAACGCTGTACCGCGGCCGCGAAGGCATGTGGTCCTGGGTGGCTCATCGAGTCACTGGCGTCCTCATCTTCTTCTTCCTTCTCGTCCACGTCCTTGACACCGCCCTGGTGCGAGTCTCGCCACACGCGTACGACTCGACCATCGCCACATACAAGACTCCGCTGGTGAACCTGATGGAGTACGGCCTGACCGCCGCCATCCTGTTCCACGCCCTGAACGGCCTGCGGGTCATCGCGGTGGACTTCTGGTCGAAGGGCCCGAAGTACCAGAAGCAGATGCTGTGGAGCGTCGTCGGCCTCTGGGTCGTGCTGATGGCCGGCTCTTTCTACCCGATTCTCCAGCACACGCTGTCCAACTGGTTCGGGAAGTGA
- a CDS encoding 2-oxo-4-hydroxy-4-carboxy-5-ureidoimidazoline decarboxylase, whose product MPAVGLHRFNEADPGAAEEALLACCGSHRWALRLTAHRPYPDLDSLLAAASEASYDLRPSDLAEALADESWMPQPLLGMRAPGSQAAHTALRAAHAAYESRFGHVFVVCLDGVEPEEMLDTVLSSIRTRLANEPDEERLIAAEELRRIALHRLEHLVASSTAG is encoded by the coding sequence ATGCCGGCGGTCGGACTGCACCGCTTCAACGAGGCCGACCCCGGCGCCGCCGAGGAGGCACTGCTGGCCTGCTGCGGCAGCCACCGCTGGGCGCTGCGGCTGACCGCCCACCGCCCCTACCCCGACCTGGACTCGCTGCTGGCCGCGGCCAGCGAGGCCTCCTACGACCTGCGGCCCAGCGACCTGGCCGAGGCACTGGCCGACGAGAGCTGGATGCCCCAACCGCTGCTCGGCATGCGGGCGCCCGGCAGCCAGGCGGCGCACACCGCGCTGCGGGCCGCGCACGCCGCCTACGAATCCCGGTTCGGCCACGTCTTCGTGGTCTGCCTGGACGGCGTCGAACCGGAGGAGATGCTGGACACCGTGCTCAGCTCGATCCGCACCCGGCTGGCCAACGAGCCGGACGAGGAGCGCCTGATCGCCGCCGAGGAGCTGCGCCGGATCGCGCTGCACCGCCTGGAGCACCTGGTCGCCAGCAGCACCGCCGGCTGA